The following are from one region of the Vibrio parahaemolyticus genome:
- the vmeP gene encoding efflux RND transporter periplasmic adaptor subunit VmeP, whose translation MKAKYKFALVSIAISSALLSGCKTGDIATKTAQEPSVETVTLTETKITPYHTFIGRTEAVNDVDIMPRVGGELTAIHFKDGDMVEKGQLLFEIDDRPYKAALAYAKASLQKAKAQLVQTTRDAERVKKLIKDKSISEQQYDDAIAAHAAAIASVEEAKATLVSARLDLEFSSVRAPFSGRVGFSNFRVGDRISKIQLVPLVSITQIDPIRFGFDVDEKLYRRVRSAIDVAHRNDDKLDVYLTLTLSDGSLYPLDGKIYAVGNKIDLETGSIRAEAQFDNPTYALMPGEYGNLTIKLRNKTIDGLLIPSAAVQQDQAGDYVMVVGDDHVVSRRNVELGQTYGVKRAVLTGLAANEKVIVNGLQKVRPGATVKDVELQSEQG comes from the coding sequence ATGAAAGCCAAATATAAATTTGCGTTGGTATCTATTGCTATATCTTCTGCATTACTATCAGGATGCAAAACTGGCGATATCGCAACGAAAACTGCCCAAGAACCCTCTGTTGAAACCGTTACCCTAACCGAAACAAAAATCACTCCTTATCATACTTTTATCGGTCGAACTGAAGCGGTAAATGACGTTGATATTATGCCTCGAGTCGGTGGCGAATTAACCGCGATTCATTTTAAAGATGGCGATATGGTCGAAAAAGGCCAATTGCTGTTTGAAATCGACGACCGTCCTTACAAAGCGGCACTGGCGTATGCAAAAGCGTCGTTGCAAAAAGCAAAAGCACAACTCGTTCAAACTACGCGTGATGCAGAACGTGTGAAGAAACTCATCAAAGATAAAAGCATCAGTGAGCAGCAATACGATGACGCCATTGCCGCGCACGCCGCAGCGATTGCTTCGGTAGAAGAGGCGAAAGCGACGCTGGTTTCAGCAAGGCTCGATCTTGAGTTTAGCTCTGTGCGTGCTCCTTTCTCTGGCCGCGTGGGTTTCAGCAACTTCCGAGTGGGTGACCGTATTTCGAAAATTCAACTCGTTCCTCTTGTTTCGATCACTCAAATCGACCCAATTCGCTTTGGCTTTGATGTGGATGAGAAGCTCTACCGCCGAGTAAGAAGTGCCATTGATGTGGCTCATCGTAACGATGACAAACTGGATGTTTATTTAACACTGACGCTTTCAGACGGTTCATTGTATCCACTTGATGGCAAGATCTACGCCGTTGGCAACAAGATCGATTTAGAAACAGGCTCAATTCGAGCAGAAGCACAATTTGATAACCCAACTTACGCGCTAATGCCGGGTGAATATGGCAACTTGACCATCAAGCTGCGCAACAAAACCATTGATGGTTTGCTTATCCCATCGGCGGCTGTTCAGCAAGACCAAGCGGGTGACTACGTCATGGTGGTTGGTGATGATCACGTGGTGTCTCGTCGTAACGTTGAACTCGGTCAGACCTACGGTGTGAAACGTGCTGTGCTGACTGGTTTGGCGGCTAACGAAAAAGTCATCGTCAATGGTCTACAAAAAGTGCGTCCGGGCGCAACGGTGAAAGACGTTGAACTACAGAGTGAACAAGGCTGA
- the vmeQ gene encoding efflux RND transporter permease subunit VmeQ yields the protein MLSKFFIHRPKFALVISLAMTLMGMIALKVLPISEYPQISPTVITVSTMYPGANANVVKKTVAQPIEAKVNGVEDMIYMSSVIGNDGSYTLRIYFRVGADGDMAQVRVNNLVAQATSSLPQEVNQIGVTVKKKSSDMLGVITLRSPKQSHDSIYLSNYADLNIVERLKRIEGMSDITLLGKKDYSMRIWLNPNKLATLKLSASDVIGAIKTQNIQVAAGKIGGMPAPGDQQYQYVLQTKGRLTSAEEFENIIIRASKKGSLIRLKDVARVEVGAQGYEADGRMNNEPAAVLALYQLPTANALDVMERVKEAMKEYEKSFPDDLVYDIAYDSTEYVETSIDEVYETLVIAVLLVTFVVYVFLQNWRATIIPTLAIPVSIIATFAIMGVMGMTINTISLFGLILAIGIVVDDAIIVVENVERVIHEEHLDPIPATIQAMKEVTGPVLATTLILLAVFVPVALLPGISGRMFNQFAVTICVSVLISAINALTLTPALCALMLKSTHSQPIAPLRAFNRGFEAITRKYQGLVGFLSRRIVLSIGVYGALIAVLAFAFMTVPSSFVPNEDKGVFMVEMRLPDAAALQRTAPLMKKYVDELKQMEGVENVVSVAGFSVINMASIPNSGMLIIKLDNWSKRKDPELHQRALMNKVNQMLNSTPDAASFVFATPAIKGMGAVDGFNLVLQDNLGRSPQELAKTTADFVAQINQLPEVARAFSIFRANIPQRYIDIDRDKAISMGVPLNEIFSTLQAQLGGAYISDFNLFGRSYQVKVQAEEQYRDNIDDIDHLFVRSSSGKMVSLATLVKVKPIFGPDTLSNYNMFSSATVNGAPAPGYSSGDVVKAIEKLAAESLPSGYSYEWSGMTYQEMKAGNMAPIAFALSLLFTYLFLVAQYESWTIPAAVMMAVPVAILGAMGTLLLVGQPFDLYVQIGVVILIGMSAKVAILIVEFAKVLREEKGLSIIDAAKEAARIRFRAVQMTAFAFIWGVFPLVIASGAGAASRHSLGFAVFGGMILSTFVGTLLTPVFFVMMQSLREKFKRKKPTELEVSEQ from the coding sequence ATGTTAAGTAAATTTTTCATTCACCGGCCGAAGTTTGCTTTGGTGATCTCACTGGCGATGACATTGATGGGTATGATCGCCCTGAAAGTCTTGCCAATTTCTGAGTATCCTCAAATCTCTCCGACGGTAATTACGGTGAGCACCATGTATCCGGGTGCAAACGCGAACGTGGTTAAAAAGACGGTTGCACAGCCGATAGAAGCCAAAGTCAACGGCGTTGAAGACATGATTTACATGTCTTCTGTGATTGGTAACGATGGTTCATACACACTACGTATCTATTTTCGAGTGGGCGCAGATGGCGATATGGCGCAGGTTCGTGTGAACAACTTGGTGGCGCAAGCGACGTCGTCTCTACCACAAGAAGTAAACCAAATCGGTGTGACGGTTAAGAAGAAATCTTCCGATATGCTGGGCGTTATTACACTGCGTTCTCCGAAACAGTCTCACGATAGTATCTACCTCTCTAACTATGCGGATCTCAATATTGTTGAGCGTTTAAAACGTATCGAAGGTATGAGTGACATTACGCTGCTGGGTAAGAAAGACTACTCAATGCGTATTTGGTTGAACCCAAATAAACTGGCCACCTTGAAGCTTTCCGCTAGTGATGTTATTGGCGCAATTAAAACGCAAAACATCCAAGTGGCGGCGGGTAAGATCGGTGGTATGCCAGCTCCGGGTGACCAGCAATATCAATATGTTTTGCAAACCAAAGGTCGCCTTACTTCTGCGGAAGAGTTCGAGAACATCATCATCCGCGCGAGCAAGAAAGGTTCTTTGATTCGCTTGAAAGATGTGGCTCGTGTGGAAGTTGGCGCACAAGGTTACGAAGCTGATGGTCGTATGAATAACGAACCAGCCGCCGTTCTGGCCTTGTACCAGTTGCCGACAGCGAACGCGCTAGACGTGATGGAACGCGTGAAAGAGGCCATGAAAGAGTACGAGAAATCGTTCCCAGATGATTTGGTCTACGACATCGCTTATGACTCTACCGAATACGTAGAGACATCGATTGATGAAGTGTATGAGACGCTGGTGATTGCGGTACTTCTTGTAACCTTCGTGGTGTACGTTTTCTTGCAGAACTGGCGAGCGACCATCATTCCAACCTTAGCGATTCCGGTTTCCATCATTGCGACGTTCGCAATCATGGGCGTGATGGGCATGACCATTAACACGATCTCGTTGTTTGGCTTGATCCTCGCCATCGGTATCGTGGTGGACGATGCGATCATCGTGGTGGAGAACGTGGAGCGGGTTATCCATGAAGAGCATTTAGACCCGATTCCGGCCACGATCCAAGCTATGAAAGAAGTGACGGGTCCAGTATTGGCAACAACGCTTATTTTGTTGGCGGTATTCGTACCGGTTGCGCTATTGCCGGGTATTTCTGGTCGAATGTTCAACCAGTTCGCGGTCACCATCTGTGTGTCGGTGCTGATCTCTGCGATCAACGCATTAACGTTAACGCCAGCGCTTTGTGCGTTGATGTTGAAATCTACTCACTCGCAACCTATTGCGCCTTTGCGTGCGTTTAACCGCGGTTTTGAAGCAATAACGCGCAAATACCAAGGTTTAGTTGGCTTCTTGAGCCGTCGTATTGTGCTGAGTATCGGTGTGTATGGCGCGCTTATTGCGGTGCTGGCGTTTGCGTTCATGACCGTACCTTCTTCTTTCGTACCGAACGAAGATAAAGGCGTGTTCATGGTCGAAATGCGTTTGCCAGATGCAGCAGCATTGCAGCGTACTGCGCCATTAATGAAGAAGTACGTTGATGAGCTAAAACAGATGGAAGGTGTGGAGAACGTGGTTTCGGTTGCGGGCTTCTCGGTAATTAACATGGCGTCGATTCCAAACTCGGGCATGTTGATCATCAAACTGGATAACTGGAGCAAACGTAAAGACCCTGAGCTACACCAACGCGCATTGATGAATAAAGTTAACCAAATGCTGAACTCAACGCCAGATGCCGCTTCGTTCGTTTTCGCGACGCCGGCAATCAAAGGCATGGGTGCGGTGGATGGTTTCAACCTTGTGCTGCAAGACAACTTGGGCCGTTCTCCACAAGAGTTGGCAAAAACAACCGCTGATTTTGTTGCCCAAATCAATCAACTGCCTGAAGTGGCGCGTGCGTTCTCGATTTTCCGTGCGAACATTCCGCAACGTTACATTGATATTGACCGCGATAAAGCGATTTCGATGGGCGTACCGTTGAATGAAATCTTCAGCACACTGCAAGCACAGTTGGGCGGCGCCTACATTTCTGACTTCAACTTGTTTGGTCGTTCGTACCAAGTGAAAGTGCAAGCAGAAGAGCAATACCGTGACAACATCGACGACATCGACCATCTGTTTGTTCGCTCAAGCTCTGGAAAAATGGTGTCACTGGCAACGCTAGTGAAAGTGAAGCCGATCTTCGGCCCTGATACCTTATCGAACTACAACATGTTCAGTTCTGCAACCGTGAACGGTGCGCCAGCGCCAGGTTACAGCTCGGGTGATGTTGTAAAAGCCATTGAAAAACTGGCTGCGGAATCTTTGCCAAGTGGTTACTCGTACGAGTGGTCAGGCATGACTTACCAAGAGATGAAAGCAGGCAACATGGCGCCAATCGCGTTCGCATTGTCTTTGCTGTTCACCTACTTGTTCTTGGTGGCTCAGTACGAAAGTTGGACTATTCCTGCTGCGGTAATGATGGCGGTTCCAGTCGCGATTCTCGGCGCAATGGGCACGCTACTGCTGGTGGGACAACCGTTCGATTTGTACGTGCAGATTGGTGTGGTCATCTTGATCGGTATGTCCGCCAAAGTGGCGATTCTTATCGTGGAATTTGCCAAAGTTCTGCGAGAAGAAAAGGGCTTATCCATCATTGATGCTGCCAAAGAAGCTGCTCGAATTCGTTTCCGTGCAGTACAGATGACCGCATTCGCCTTCATCTGGGGGGTATTCCCGTTGGTGATTGCATCGGGTGCTGGTGCGGCATCTCGTCACTCACTGGGCTTTGCGGTATTCGGCGGCATGATTCTCTCTACGTTTGTAGGCACGTTGCTGACGCCGGTGTTCTTCGTGATGATGCAATCTCTGCGCGAGAAGTTTAAGCGAAAGAAACCCACTGAACTTGAGGTGAGCGAGCAATAA
- a CDS encoding OmpP1/FadL family transporter yields MKNLSKIVVASSLLTCAAAQAGGLYLYETTASDIGLASAGMAARAQDASVMAANPAGLANVSGKSFSGNLIGLYGDAQLDTMTGDAGNVIGFVPMASAFYSQQVNDKWTLGIGLYGNYGLGLEYEGLLGDHLDIPTATTQALTIQPSASYRINDHWSVGAALGIQYGMYEVETKGALNFNDEDQDTQLNGRVGVLYEATPGTRLGLSYSSETEFEFDNSNSIAPQQLIFSAYHEVNDDLAVMWNVNWQDWSEYTTTLKAADLVDVETQDTYQIALGTQYKLNEKMMWNAGFAFDTSMYESQSNGDITVPTGKAYRIGTGIDYKLDSENSIGFAFEAILMESSETPRLQAGFDEPALYFMSMSYNWKN; encoded by the coding sequence ATGAAAAATCTTTCAAAAATCGTCGTAGCGAGCTCTCTACTGACGTGTGCTGCTGCGCAAGCGGGTGGGTTATACCTTTACGAAACTACAGCATCGGATATTGGTTTGGCATCCGCTGGTATGGCGGCTCGTGCGCAAGATGCCTCAGTAATGGCAGCAAACCCGGCTGGTCTGGCGAATGTTTCTGGTAAATCTTTCTCTGGTAACCTGATTGGCCTTTACGGTGACGCGCAACTAGACACGATGACTGGCGATGCGGGCAACGTGATTGGTTTTGTTCCTATGGCGTCGGCATTTTACAGCCAACAAGTGAACGACAAATGGACGCTGGGTATTGGTCTGTATGGCAACTACGGTCTTGGCCTCGAGTACGAAGGTCTTTTGGGGGATCATTTAGATATTCCTACAGCAACGACGCAAGCCTTAACCATTCAACCTTCCGCTTCTTACCGCATCAATGATCACTGGTCTGTGGGTGCGGCGCTTGGCATTCAGTACGGTATGTATGAAGTGGAAACGAAGGGAGCCTTGAACTTCAATGACGAAGACCAAGATACTCAGCTCAACGGCCGAGTAGGTGTACTTTATGAGGCAACACCAGGCACGCGTCTTGGCCTGTCTTACTCTTCTGAAACCGAATTTGAATTCGACAATAGCAACTCCATTGCTCCGCAACAACTGATCTTCAGTGCTTACCACGAAGTGAATGATGACCTAGCAGTGATGTGGAACGTGAACTGGCAAGACTGGAGCGAATACACAACCACGCTTAAGGCTGCAGATTTGGTCGATGTAGAGACACAAGACACTTACCAAATCGCATTGGGTACTCAGTACAAACTGAATGAAAAAATGATGTGGAATGCAGGTTTTGCATTCGATACCAGCATGTATGAAAGCCAATCAAACGGTGACATTACCGTTCCTACTGGCAAGGCGTACCGCATTGGTACAGGTATTGATTACAAATTGGATTCAGAAAACTCAATTGGTTTCGCGTTTGAAGCGATCTTGATGGAATCGTCAGAAACGCCACGCTTACAAGCTGGCTTTGATGAGCCTGCTCTGTACTTCATGAGCATGAGCTACAACTGGAAAAACTAA
- the speG gene encoding spermidine N1-acetyltransferase, whose translation MKKGLKMRALERSDLRFIHELNNNRNIMAYWFEEPYESYDELEELYRKHIHDDAERRFVVEDADGILIGLVELIEINYIHRSAEFQIIIAPDHQGRGYAMEMIHRALDYSFSILNLRKIYLLVAVENEVAIHLYKKCGFIEEGHLIEEYFINGSYRDVKRMYVLKHQYQKSIEEQA comes from the coding sequence ATGAAAAAAGGCCTAAAAATGCGTGCGTTAGAACGCTCTGATTTGCGTTTTATCCACGAACTCAACAACAATCGCAATATCATGGCCTACTGGTTTGAAGAACCTTACGAGTCCTATGACGAGCTCGAAGAACTTTACCGTAAACACATTCACGATGACGCAGAACGACGCTTTGTCGTTGAAGACGCTGACGGCATTTTGATTGGTTTGGTGGAGCTGATTGAAATCAACTACATCCACCGCAGTGCGGAATTTCAAATCATCATCGCGCCAGACCATCAAGGCCGTGGTTATGCGATGGAAATGATTCATCGCGCATTGGATTACTCTTTCTCCATCCTAAACTTACGCAAAATCTACCTATTGGTTGCGGTTGAGAACGAAGTTGCCATCCATCTGTATAAAAAGTGCGGCTTTATTGAGGAAGGCCATCTTATCGAAGAGTACTTCATTAATGGCAGCTATCGTGACGTGAAGCGCATGTACGTTTTGAAACATCAATACCAGAAGAGTATTGAAGAACAAGCGTAA
- a CDS encoding sensor domain-containing diguanylate cyclase has product MRLERTFDPNDLSTQNMESPICLPIGFVHFLAQSQTLQQVLDTVAEWINRIFESDRTSITLYENSDYLKVYSFSGNKAIPADFLVPIEQAFVGRVFKNQQLIICDDVSQSDELDCVMLTSSGMGTCMDAPLMHGQMCLGTLNVAHHQTHFYTKEQAAQLQCIANWIALNIALHIQIMKMEHLATTDDLTGIPNRREFMRQIEHRLSEFRTQGIKFHVAILDLDNFKKLNDKFGHDAGDKSLIHAANTIKGHLRECDLLARVGGEEFAIVLRSRSSQEAMDTLETIRNALETTTIRYSGRDMTFTASIGVTQVCGLDDSFEPLVKRADLALYKAKETGRNRVEINHSEHQGVSNEQ; this is encoded by the coding sequence TTGAGACTTGAAAGAACTTTTGACCCAAATGACTTGTCGACGCAAAACATGGAAAGCCCAATATGTTTACCGATCGGCTTTGTTCACTTTTTGGCTCAATCACAGACGTTACAGCAGGTGCTCGATACTGTCGCAGAATGGATCAATCGGATTTTTGAATCTGACCGCACCAGCATTACGCTGTACGAAAACAGTGACTACCTCAAGGTCTACTCTTTTTCCGGCAATAAAGCGATTCCTGCCGATTTTCTCGTGCCGATTGAACAAGCCTTCGTCGGGCGTGTGTTCAAAAACCAACAACTGATCATTTGTGACGACGTTTCTCAATCTGACGAGCTAGATTGCGTCATGTTGACCTCCAGCGGTATGGGCACGTGTATGGATGCGCCGCTGATGCATGGTCAAATGTGCTTGGGCACGCTTAACGTCGCGCATCATCAAACCCATTTTTATACCAAGGAACAAGCAGCACAGTTGCAATGCATTGCCAACTGGATAGCGTTGAACATTGCACTGCATATTCAGATCATGAAAATGGAGCACCTCGCCACCACAGACGATCTTACTGGCATTCCAAACCGCAGAGAATTCATGCGTCAAATTGAGCATCGTCTTTCTGAATTTCGCACGCAAGGGATCAAATTCCACGTCGCGATTTTGGATTTAGATAACTTTAAAAAACTGAATGACAAGTTTGGGCACGACGCTGGCGACAAATCTCTCATCCATGCTGCCAATACCATTAAAGGGCATTTACGAGAATGCGACCTGCTTGCTCGTGTCGGTGGTGAAGAATTTGCTATCGTCCTGAGAAGCCGCTCTTCTCAAGAAGCAATGGATACGTTAGAAACCATCCGAAATGCCTTAGAAACCACGACGATTCGATATTCAGGGCGTGATATGACATTCACCGCCAGTATTGGGGTAACTCAAGTGTGTGGCTTGGATGATTCTTTTGAGCCGTTAGTGAAACGTGCTGATTTAGCGTTATACAAAGCGAAAGAAACCGGGAGAAATCGCGTAGAAATCAACCACAGCGAGCATCAAGGCGTATCGAATGAGCAATGA
- a CDS encoding carbenicillin-hydrolyzing class A beta-lactamase CARB-18, which yields MKKLFLLVGLMVCSTVSYASKLNEDISLIEKQTSGRIGVSVWDTQTDERWDYRGDERFPLMSTFKTLACATMLSDMDSGKLNKNATAKIDERNIVVWSPVMDKLAGQSTRIEHACEAAMLMSDNTAANLVLNEIGGPKAVTLFLRSIGDKATRLDRLEPRLNEAKPGDKRDTTTPNAMVNTLHTLMEDNALSYESRTQLKIWMQDNKVSDSLMRSVLPKGWSIADRSGAGNYGSRGISAMIWKDNYKPVYISIYVTDTDLSLQARDQLIAQISQLILEHYKES from the coding sequence ATGAAAAAGTTATTCCTGTTGGTTGGGCTGATGGTTTGCTCAACTGTTAGTTACGCCTCCAAATTAAACGAAGACATATCCCTCATCGAGAAACAAACATCTGGGCGAATTGGAGTGTCAGTCTGGGATACACAAACGGACGAGCGTTGGGATTATCGCGGAGACGAACGTTTCCCATTAATGAGCACATTCAAAACGTTAGCGTGTGCCACCATGCTAAGCGACATGGACAGCGGCAAACTCAACAAAAATGCCACAGCGAAAATCGATGAACGCAATATTGTGGTTTGGTCTCCGGTGATGGATAAACTGGCTGGACAAAGCACACGTATCGAACACGCTTGTGAGGCCGCCATGTTGATGAGCGACAACACCGCCGCGAACTTAGTGCTAAATGAAATTGGTGGTCCTAAAGCGGTCACGCTGTTTTTGCGATCTATTGGCGACAAAGCAACGCGACTTGACCGATTGGAACCCCGTTTGAATGAAGCAAAACCGGGCGATAAGCGAGACACCACAACGCCTAACGCCATGGTAAACACCCTACATACCTTGATGGAAGATAACGCCCTATCTTACGAGTCACGCACACAGCTGAAAATCTGGATGCAAGACAACAAAGTATCGGATTCGCTCATGCGCTCTGTTCTGCCAAAAGGCTGGTCGATTGCAGACCGCTCTGGCGCAGGTAACTACGGTTCACGCGGCATTAGCGCGATGATTTGGAAAGACAACTACAAGCCGGTTTACATCAGTATTTACGTCACAGACACAGACCTTTCGCTTCAAGCTCGCGATCAACTGATCGCGCAAATCAGCCAACTGATTTTAGAGCACTACAAAGAAAGTTAA
- a CDS encoding ferredoxin reductase family protein translates to MKTVRNFVWMIIAAVSVLWWMSEPQLLSSTQFFQWRSALIQYSGVLSLALMSIAMVLALRLPVIEQWVHGMDKAYRVHKWLGIAGVSLGVVHWLTYKVPKWLVSAGVLEKPIKHTGVGPSGNNFVGLELWVKELRDVGLGLGEWGFYLLLALLVVSLWTVVKYKPFKLSHRLMAAVYLMIAVHSVLLIKHAHWGEPIHFAALGFALMGSAAAVYSLLGFVGRANRHPAKVVSTRYFPQARVMELVLAPSNSGQGKPWQGHKAGQFAYVRFGNEDPHPFTIVSGEHEAEVRFLIKELGDFTTDLYHRVKIGEEVMVEGPYGRLAFDVNKPQIWIAGGVGVASFFAILASLKSLKTHPPVHLFYCTRGLDSHLVDELWKMARLAQVKLNVIDTAVSPRLNVERIASECGDLERYEFYFCGPEAFSQTLKKELNAYRVDTKRHYHEELFVMR, encoded by the coding sequence ATGAAAACTGTACGAAATTTTGTATGGATGATAATTGCCGCCGTGTCTGTGTTGTGGTGGATGAGTGAACCGCAACTGCTGTCCTCGACCCAATTCTTCCAATGGCGTTCCGCGCTTATTCAATATTCTGGTGTTTTGTCGTTGGCTTTGATGTCTATTGCGATGGTGTTGGCGCTGCGCTTACCTGTGATCGAGCAATGGGTTCACGGGATGGATAAGGCCTATCGTGTGCATAAATGGCTCGGCATTGCGGGGGTTAGCCTCGGAGTCGTGCATTGGTTGACGTATAAAGTGCCAAAATGGCTGGTGTCGGCAGGAGTGCTCGAAAAACCAATCAAACACACCGGGGTTGGGCCTTCTGGGAACAACTTTGTCGGTTTAGAACTCTGGGTCAAAGAGTTGCGCGATGTGGGGCTTGGTTTGGGGGAGTGGGGTTTTTACCTGCTCTTAGCATTGCTCGTGGTGTCATTGTGGACGGTTGTTAAATACAAGCCATTTAAGTTGTCGCATCGTTTAATGGCTGCTGTGTATTTGATGATTGCTGTTCACTCCGTTTTGCTGATCAAACATGCGCACTGGGGTGAGCCAATTCATTTTGCTGCCTTGGGCTTTGCCTTGATGGGCTCTGCAGCTGCCGTTTATAGCTTGCTTGGTTTTGTCGGACGAGCAAATCGCCATCCCGCCAAAGTGGTGTCGACTCGCTACTTCCCTCAAGCGCGAGTGATGGAGCTGGTTTTGGCGCCAAGCAATAGCGGCCAAGGAAAACCTTGGCAAGGACACAAAGCTGGGCAGTTTGCTTATGTTCGTTTTGGTAATGAAGATCCGCATCCGTTTACGATTGTTTCAGGTGAGCATGAAGCAGAGGTACGCTTTTTGATCAAAGAGTTGGGTGATTTCACCACGGATTTGTACCACAGGGTTAAAATTGGTGAAGAAGTGATGGTTGAAGGCCCTTACGGACGCTTGGCGTTTGACGTCAATAAGCCGCAGATTTGGATTGCGGGTGGTGTTGGGGTCGCATCGTTCTTTGCCATCTTAGCGTCACTCAAATCGCTAAAAACGCATCCTCCTGTGCATTTGTTTTACTGCACGCGAGGTTTGGACAGTCACTTAGTGGACGAGTTGTGGAAAATGGCACGTCTTGCGCAAGTGAAGCTGAACGTGATTGATACGGCGGTGTCTCCTCGACTTAACGTAGAGCGTATCGCGAGCGAATGTGGCGATTTAGAGCGTTATGAGTTCTATTTCTGCGGGCCTGAAGCTTTTTCGCAAACACTGAAAAAAGAGTTGAATGCTTATCGCGTCGATACCAAACGTCATTACCATGAAGAGCTGTTCGTCATGCGATAG
- the copI gene encoding copper-resistant cuproprotein CopI has product MKKTLITLALTMVSAGAFAQMDSSNMNHDNMDHGKMDHGSMSMDNMNMDEMPMDHSKMDHSNMQGMAGMSAVGMPANGAKPDKVVHVILSDDMKITFKKDVKIEPNDVVQFVVMNTGKIDHEFTIGSAAEQLKHREMMKNMSGNHMHDSGNAVTVEPGKAKQISWHFHGDNNVEFACNIPGHAEAGMVKKVKL; this is encoded by the coding sequence ATGAAAAAGACACTTATCACTCTTGCTCTAACTATGGTATCAGCAGGCGCATTCGCGCAAATGGATAGCTCGAACATGAACCACGACAACATGGATCACGGCAAAATGGACCATGGTTCGATGTCGATGGATAACATGAACATGGACGAGATGCCGATGGATCATTCAAAAATGGATCACTCCAACATGCAAGGCATGGCAGGAATGTCAGCCGTGGGTATGCCAGCGAATGGGGCGAAACCGGATAAAGTCGTCCATGTAATTTTGAGCGATGACATGAAAATCACCTTCAAGAAAGACGTAAAAATCGAACCGAACGACGTCGTGCAGTTCGTGGTGATGAACACGGGCAAAATCGATCATGAGTTCACCATCGGTTCAGCAGCAGAACAACTTAAGCACCGTGAGATGATGAAAAACATGTCAGGTAATCACATGCACGACTCAGGCAATGCTGTCACCGTAGAACCGGGTAAAGCAAAACAGATTTCGTGGCACTTCCACGGAGACAACAACGTAGAGTTTGCTTGTAACATTCCAGGCCACGCAGAAGCTGGCATGGTCAAAAAAGTGAAGTTGTAA